DNA sequence from the Fibrobacter sp. genome:
CATAGTACTTCTTATGGAACATTTCGCGGAACTTGTATGCGCCCATGGCATTGACCAGGTAATTGGACTTTTCATAGTCCGTACTAGTCAAGACACGTTCCATTCGTGCAAGGCATTTCTTTGTGTCAAACACCTTCTGAATCGGCGTGTGGAGGCCTATCCACACAAGGATACGTTCATGCAGAGGGCGGCCCTTCTTGTTCACGTCCACAAGGCGGTCAAAGCAGGAGAAACGGAACATGGCCCTAAGTACCAAAACCTGGTAAACCTTCAGCTTACGCAACAGTCCGTTATTCGGCATTGCATCCAGGGGGAACAAGTCAATCCAGGCAAAGGTTTCCTCAGCCTTGATCTTGTCATGGCGCACAATCTTGAAGCTGGTATCTTCAATGTGTCCAAAATAGCGGATATAATCTTCAGAATTCTTATAGGTATGAAAACGAAGTCCTTCAGGCAAATCCTTTTCTTCAAGGACCTTGCAAAGTCTTTCGTAATCCGGGCGAGGAATGCCAACATCAATGTCGTCATCCCAAGGAATGAAGCCCTTGTGGCGAATCGCACCCAGCAGGGTGCCGCCCAAGGCAAAGTAAGAGATGTTATTGTCAGCACAAATTTTCTGGAAAAACTTGAGAAGTTCCAGTTCTTTCAATTGCAGCTGACGGAGGGAATCATCCATTACTTTTCGTCCTTGATCAGGCGGGCGTCATGGACGTTCTTGTCGGCGTCGGCGGGTTCCTTCATGTAGTCGCCATACATCTGCTTCAGAACCTTGTCTGCGTGTTCAGGGCCAGGAAGCTGTTCACCTTCGAACTCATACATCTTGCCTTCGCCATAGTACGACTTAGGGAACATTTCCTTGAACTTGTACTGACCCATGAAGTTCACAACCCAATTGCTGTCTTCAATGGAATACTTCTTAAGAAGTACATCCAGCTTTTCAAGCCAGTACTTAAAGGGTTTGCAACCCTTGAAACCTGTGAGCTGGATAAACTTGATGACAACCCGTTCAGAAAGAGGGCGATGAGGACGCTTCAGATTCACCTTTTCGAAGCAAGCGATATGGTACATGGCACGAACCCACAGCAATCGCATCATGTGAATCTTGCGAGCAAAGTAATTGTTGGGCATGCCATCCAGCGGGAAAATATCCACCCAGACATTTTCCTTACGGGTCACCAGACTGCCACTTCGTTCCATGAAGAAACGAGTGTCCACAATGCGGGAGAAGTAGTAATGGTGGTCCGTATTGTCACCATAGTGGCGCAACTGCAGATGACTGGGAAGGTTTTCTGCAATGTCCTTCAAAAGCTTTTCGTATTCGCTACGTTCAATACCAATATCAATATCATCGTCCCACGGAATGAAACCGCGATGACGAACTGCACCCAATAGAGAGCCACCCAACAAATAGAACTTCACGGAACGCTTGTCCAAATAGTCCTTAAGGACCTTGAACACATTCCAAATCTGGACCTGTGCTTCGGACAATGGAACCGGAGTTCCTGTTTTAGTAGCAAAACCCATTTTTACTCCGCCTTACCCTTACCGATGCTAGTCACTTCAAAGCCAATCTTACGAAGGGCATCGGCATCCAAAATGTTACGGCCATCGAATACGAAAGCCGGCTTGGTCATACCGTTATAGATACGCTTCCAGTCAAGTTCTGCAAAGCATTTCCATTCGGTGCAGACAACCACAGCATGGGCTCCTTCTGCAGCCTTGTACACGTCTTCCTCGAACTGGACCTGGTCAATGACATCCTTGAGGTCACGCTTGGCATCAGGAATTGCCTTCGGGTCCGTTACGACCGGCAGTGCATGTTCGGCCAGCAAATCACGGACAACCAGGTTGGCAGGGCTTTCACGAGTATCACCGGTATTAGCCTTAAAGGCAAAACCAAATACAGCAATCTTCTTGCCTGCGATGGTATTGAACATGGTTTCCAGCATACGGTCTACAACGCGATGGGTCTGCCATTCGTTAATCTTCACCACGCTTTCCCAGTATGCAGCCACTTCGGGAAGACCATAATAGCCACACAGGTACACAAGATTCAGAATATCCTTCTTGAAGCAGGAACCGCCAAAGCCGATGGATGCCTTCAGGAACTTGGGGCCAATACGGCGGTCCTTGCCCATCACATAGGCAACTTCATCCACATCAGCACCAGTACGTTCGCAGAGGGCGCTGATGGAGTTGATGGAACTGATTCGCTGGGCCAGGAAAGCATTGGCAGTCAGCTTGGTCAATTCAGAGCTCCAGAGGTTGGTAGTCAAGATGCGGTCACGGGGAACCCAGTGGGCATAGACATCGACCAGCTTCTGGCAGGCAGCAAGACCGGATTCGGTCTGGTGGCTACCGATAAGAACACGATCCGGTTCGAACAAGTCCTGGATTGCTGTACCTTCGGCAAGGAATTCCGGATTGGAAAGGACTTCGAAATGCAGGCCCTTATCGTTACTGTTCAAGATACGTTCCATGGCAGCAGCGGTGCGGACAGGCAGGGTGGACTTTTCCACAATGATCTTGCCTTCGTCTGCAATATCCAAAATATTACGAGCAGTCTTTTCCCAGTACTGAAGGTCGGAAGCCTTACCGGCGCCATGACCAAAAGTCTTTGTGGGAGTATTCACAGAAACGAAAATAATGTCTGCTTCCTTGATTGCAGACGGAATGTCTGTGCTAAAGAACAGATTGCGACCACGAGCGCGCTTAACAACATCATCAAGGCCCGGTTCAAAAATCGGAAGGTTGTCGCTGTTCCAGGCATCAATACGAGACTGATTGATATCCACCACGGTAACCTTGACATCGGGGCACTTGTCGGCAATAACGGTCATGGTGGGGCCACCGACGTAGCCAGCACCAATGCACAAAATCTTTACTGAGTAACTCATAATGCACCAAATCTAGATAATTTGAGCGTTACAAGCACTTAAATAGTGTAAAGAATCACTTATAATGAACACTTGTAAGATTGTCGTAACCTTATTTCGTTCCCTACGTGTTCTCTTCGATTAAGCAAAGAAAAAATAAGGAAACACAAGCCTTTTGTTATTTAAAATTCGCTTGCAAAACAGGCTGATTTTCAGGTAGAACGATTCGCGGATTTTCCATGATACCGTCACCCCACCCAGCCCACACAGCGCCCGCTTCCGGAACCGCTTCCACAAGCAACGGCAAACCTTTATACAGATGCAATTGCTCCACCTGCCTATCCAAGGGCAAGCCATGAACATAGATTTTACCAAGTCCTGTTACAGACAAGTTAACATCCGTCATTTCACCCAGGCCATAGAACTCTCCCATTTCCTGGAAAATCACTGCCGGACGATTCATGGCAAACTCCTTGATTTTTGCAAGATGGCTTCTCATGTGGCTTGCACTGTGCTTCCAGCGTTTCTGATCCTTCGGGATTTCCGATTCGATGGCAGACATCAAAACATCGATTCGCGCAAGAACTCTGGAAGGTTCAAAGTTCATCGACAGCAAGGCGCAGAAACGATTTATAAAGGCTGTGCGGAATCCAGAATTTTCCATTAGACGGCGAAGCAGCAAGGAATATTCCGCACCATTGGGCCAGCCTTTCGCCTCTTCGTCCATGGAGAACTTGAATATGTTTTCCTGATTATCTCCCATTCCCGAACCAAAGCCAAAATCCGTGTCGTACAGGAACCACTTCCAAGGAGTTTTCGCACTAGCAACACGCCATTTTTTCAGGTTATTGCCAGGCCAGTCTCGATTATTGATGAACATCTCCGTCTGCATGTAATTCATGAAGTTGTCCACATCTATCTGGGACGCGATGTAACCATAGTTGTTTTCATCATCCAAATGATTATCCGCAAGCCAATTCATCATTTTCAGGTAATCCACCGATGAACCCGCAGACGCTTCATTTCCCGCCTTCAGCAAGTCAATATCATCAGGATCGACGCCATAATGAGTCTCAAAGTAGTATTCCGTGCTACGCTCACGAATATTATGGATTCCGAAGTATTCTCCATTGTAATACACGACAGACGCACGGCCTCGCTGATAGTCAACACCGAGGCCTTCAGTAATGGAAGTTCCCAACATGTCGCGGATATAGTCGTTCCAGAAATTTCCGCCATTGTTTCTCAAGATAAATGACTTGAACTTTGTAAGTTCCGGATGTTCCGGGAACAAGGGATATTCCAGACGTTTGTCTCCATACTTCTCACGGAAAGTAACCGACACAGATTTTTTGAAATTCTGCCTGCTGTAATTGCCGAATATCTTGAGTCCAGCATCCTTTGCAAAAGCAGGCTGATTTACGCCCGGTTCAAGAAAATCAACATGGATCGGGATTTCCTTGTCTTCCCAGTAATTAGCGCCAAGGTGCGGCTCCTTGCTCTGGGCGTTCGGTCCTTCCATATAGATGCCGGTATCCGGATCGAAGAAGGAGCCTGGATCACCGCTAATGAAAACCGTAGGCAAGGAAGGCGCCACGTCAAAGATGTACGTCCTTTCAAGAACCTGTCCCGGCATAGTTCCGGGAATAAAGCTGGCACACCTCAAAGTCATATTTTCTGCAATCACAAGAGCCGTTTCAAGAGGACTGTTGGCATCTGGAGCCTTACCTCCTATCTCGCATCGGACAAAAGCATCTTCTGGAAGTGCCACCATGAAAGGTTCCACATAATATCCAGAGGGCGGCAGTTCCGTCAAGGTATCAAGTGCGGGAGAACGCCAAGCAACAACGCTTCCTTCGGTAAATCCATAGGGAGATGGCTCCGCAAAGCCAAATCCCGACTGAGCTTCGTAAGACCAACTCTTTCCAACAGGAACCTCGGGATATCGCACGGAGTCAACAATTCCCTCGGCATTGAGCAGGTAGAGGCTTCCCGCACGGTTCTTTATCTTGAAGGACGCGTGGGGCTCGTGACCGCGATTTCTTGCCACATAGGAAAATGCCTTGAATACAACCTCGAGGGATTCGCCATCTGCAGGGCTTAAGCGGGTACCGTAAATGTTCTTTAGATCCGGAGTAGTCTTTCCCTGAGGCAGCCTAGCCCTGTAAACCGTATTGGAATCGCCTGTTCCGGTAAAGACCATCTCAAAGCCCCTCCAGTCGTCAACATCCGGCTGGGCCAAGCGCAAGGACACATTTCGATCCTTGGTAATAAAAGCCTTAAGCAGGATTTCGTTGGTCAAGGACATATCCACAACGTCATCAGAGCTGGAATTTCCGGTTCCCACAAAAACCGAAATGGAAGCCCATCCCAGTTCCTCATTTTCACCAAGTTTCATCGTGGCGCCAACAAAGCGGCCATCGGCTTCGTTAAAGCAATTCTTCTTCTGCCCTTCTAGAGGATTGGCATAGCTGTAGCCCGGAGTAGGTTCCGCCTGTGCGTCGGTCCATGTCCAGCATCCAGGGCCAATCAAGTTTATAGAATCCGACGGTGACGTATAATCCTTAAGATCCTTCCCAGACAGATACACCAGCATAAATCCCTGGGGAGGAACAACAGCCTCTCCAAATTGCCATTTAGTAGGTTCATTCAAATTATCCGTAAGGGAAAAACCAGACAAGTTTACTGGTTCACTGGACGTATTAAAGAATTCAATCCACCCTGCGTCGCCGCCCTCATGATCCTCGTAACCGATATTAGCGGGATCCACCTCGGTAATCATTATGGGGCCACCGACAAAGGGAACCTTTGGCAAGGAATCCTCTACAGAAACCACGCCTTCTTCAGAAGGTTGCACCAAAACCGTTGTAGAATTTTCAGAAGAACAACCGCTGAAAAAAGCCACCGCCAAAACACAGCAGACCAGCAGGGAAAAAGCACGCATCCTAATAATCCAAACGAATCCAAACATCGTCTAGAATATACACAAATCAATAAGAATTGGAAACCTTACTTGGCACGACGAGGGCGACGAACCACGAATAATCCGGCACCAATCAGCACAAGTGTAACAGAAATCACCTTTCCAATCGGGAATGACTCAGAAAAAACCACCGCCCCGGCAATAGTTGGAACAGCTGCACCCACTGCGGCGCTGAAGGGGATGATAAACAAGGCTCGTCCGCGGGAAAAGGAAATCTGGGAATACAAGAAGGCTATACCGTAAGTGGCTACATAGCCCAAGGTTCTCAAATCAAGCAAAAGCCCCGCAATAGAAGACGCGCTAATATTGTCCAGGTCAAAATCCATAGCAAGACTCTTGTAAAACGCCGCTGAGATTCCAAAGCCAACACCCATAATCAGGGAATCCACCATCTCGCGGTCCTTGCAGAAAAGATGAGCCAACAAGGTTGCGCCACAGACAACTCCGGCATAGATCCAGAGCATTCCAACGTCTTGCAAGCTCGTGGTCTCCCCGAGGGATTCCACAGAGTAAAGAAGGCCAACAACCACAAAGCAGATGGCCACCACAATTCGACGAGTCAGAACTTCCTTCAGGATTACAAAACCCATCAAGGCCGTAAGCACAGGATTCAACACCATCATGGGCTGCACCTGGCTTAAGTCATAACGAGCCATGGCAATGTAGTACCCAATGGTGGCAAGGCCGGAACACATGATCCCAAGCCACCAGAAACCATTGCTAAGAACACCTTTCAGAAACTGCCAGGGTTTGGATACACCACCGGTACGTTTGCCCACTGTGGAAACCCCGGACTTTTCCAGGATGTTTCCGCAAGCAAAGAGAAACGCAGGACCGATGGTAAGCAACAAAAACAGCACGATATAGTTATGGGTTATGGGTTATAGGTTATGAGTTTTAAATGAAGAATGAAGAGTGAAGGATGAAGAGTGAATCATTTTTCATATTTCATCTTTAATTGTTCATTGCTACAGTTCGTCGTAAATCTCCTGGTAAATCCAGTAGTTACCCATGACACGTTTTACGTAATCACGGGTTTCCCAATAGCTGACTTCCTCGGCGCGAATATCCCAGGGAAGGCCCTGGCCTGCGGCCTGCCAACGCTTGGTAGGCTTGGGACCTGCATTGTAATTGCCAAGGACGTACATATAGTCATTGTTGTATTCAGCCTTCAGGTCCACCAAGTAGCGGATGCCAAGACGAATGTTCATGTAGGCATTATACAACTGCTTGGGATCGAAGTTTTCCAGGTTTTCCAGCTTGGCAAGCATCTTGCCCGTAGCAGGCATAATCTGCAGCAAGCCACAGGCGCCAACCGGAGATGCAATTTCAAAGTTGAAGATGGATTCCTGACGCATGACACTATACACAAAGAAGGGGTCAATACGGTCGCCGGAATGGAACTTCACCTGGTCCTTATAGGGAACCGGATACAGGTAGTGAAGAACATCGATAGGCGGCGTCATCAGGCGACGACGATCAATGTTGTTCTGGAACTGGCGGGCAAGACGGTAGCCGGCAGCGGTTTCGCCCACTTCATAGAACAGCTTGCCGTATTCGTAAAGGAAATCAAGACGCTTGGCGTTCTTCTTACGGGCTTCGTCATACAGGGCGAAAGCCTGATCTGTAAAGCCATACAGGAACAAAGTCTTGATACGGTTATAGCGTTCCGGACTGTAGGTAGCATCCGGCTTACCCAGCTTCTGGGATTCGCGAATCCAGGCCAGCGTCTGTTCGGGAGACATGGAGACACCATGTGCGTAAGGAACGTCCTTTTCCTCCATAAGCTTGTATTCCACAAGTTTCAGTCGGCTGCGGTGGGCGTAATAGGCCAACGGGAAATCCTGAATGCAGTCAAGATAAGCGGCGCGAGCCAAGGAATCCTTGCCTAGTTTCATATAGGCGTCACCCAGGAACATGCGAGCGCCGCTGGCACTCCAAGTAAAAGGTTCCTTAGACGCATCTATAAAGGCATCCACAGCCTTCTCCCACTTTTCCTGCTTGAAGTAGACGAAACCAATGCGGAACTTTGCCCACTGACGCTTGACGTTATTCTTGAAACGTTTGCTGGCCAGCTGGGAGTAACAAACAACCGCGCTGTCATACTTCTGGTTCTGTTCATATTCAAAACCGCGAACCCAGAGGTTGTTTGCATTTTCCTTGCTGTACTTGCTGACGTCGGTCAGCAAGGAATCAAACATCTTTATTTCCTTGGCATACTTGCTGGAGTTGTTACGGAGCAAGCGCAAGGTAGACTGGATCCACAGCGGGCGCATCTCGACGGAATCCAGAAGGAAACGGAACTGCTTGATGGATTCCTCTTCACGCTTCAAACCGCGAAGGGCAACAGCACGCTTTTCCCACAGGTTAATGCGGGTGTCCATATCCAGGGTGCTTACAGGAAGCTTGCTCTGGATGGAATCTTCCGGCAAGGCCACCGCGCTTTCCGGAGACTTCTTCAGCTGCAGGGCGTCAAGAATCTGGATGGAGTCCAGCAAGGTGAGGCAGCTTGCTGCCTCGTCCTTGGCGCAAGCCATCTTGGCGTAGGCAACCTTCTCCGCCAAGGACTCAGGGGCTCCCTGAACCTTGCGCAGACGACGAATGGCTGCAAATGCGGAATCCTTATAGCTGGTAGAACTGGTCAACAACTGCATGTAGATGCGCTTGGCGTTCTTCAGTTGCTTGAACTGTTCCAGATACTGAGCGTAACGATACTTCAAGGCAGAAGCGTCATCGGACTTCGGATACTTATCTATAAAGGCCTTCAAGGAGTCCGCATGCGCACGGTCACTCAAAGTAGAGTCAGCCATGGCCGCTTCGATTCTCAAGCGACTTGCCTGGCGATCCCAGGAGGCGTCCTTTTCAAGTTTCTTGTTCAGGCGCAGAGCTTCACGCATCTTGGCATAGTCACCCACTTGGAACTTAGCCTTTGCCATACGCAAAATGACAGCCCCATCCAGGGCAGAATCCTTCCCCTGTAAAGTACTATAGGCAGAATAAGCGCTATCCCATTCTTCCCTATAGAAGAACTGGGCGGCCCTTGCAAAGTCGCGAACAACCTGAGACTGATTCGGATCTTCTGCGGCAGCCTTTACCCGTTCATAACGTACAACCATATCCTGGAATCGACTGGGAGCAATCTGTTCCAAATCCGCATACGGATTAGCAGGTTCCATCGGCATGGCAGCAATAATGCTATCGGTGGATTGAACCGGAGCTGCAACAGCCGGGACTGAATCCACAACAGGTGCAGAGCCCGCAACAGGAGCCAACTTGCTTGAATCAACAGGACCTTGAGCAAATGCACCAACAGCGCAAATGCTAATTAGAACCACGAGAGAACGAATCATTACTTACGAACTACTTCTTACTGTTTTCAACTTGGCCCACCACACTGGAAATACCCAAGTCAGCAATAGGCTGTGCGTACTTCTTGTGCAAGAAGGCGTTAACACTTTCGGCATCGTC
Encoded proteins:
- a CDS encoding EamA family transporter → MLFLLLTIGPAFLFACGNILEKSGVSTVGKRTGGVSKPWQFLKGVLSNGFWWLGIMCSGLATIGYYIAMARYDLSQVQPMMVLNPVLTALMGFVILKEVLTRRIVVAICFVVVGLLYSVESLGETTSLQDVGMLWIYAGVVCGATLLAHLFCKDREMVDSLIMGVGFGISAAFYKSLAMDFDLDNISASSIAGLLLDLRTLGYVATYGIAFLYSQISFSRGRALFIIPFSAAVGAAVPTIAGAVVFSESFPIGKVISVTLVLIGAGLFVVRRPRRAK
- a CDS encoding LicD family protein, giving the protein MGFATKTGTPVPLSEAQVQIWNVFKVLKDYLDKRSVKFYLLGGSLLGAVRHRGFIPWDDDIDIGIERSEYEKLLKDIAENLPSHLQLRHYGDNTDHHYYFSRIVDTRFFMERSGSLVTRKENVWVDIFPLDGMPNNYFARKIHMMRLLWVRAMYHIACFEKVNLKRPHRPLSERVVIKFIQLTGFKGCKPFKYWLEKLDVLLKKYSIEDSNWVVNFMGQYKFKEMFPKSYYGEGKMYEFEGEQLPGPEHADKVLKQMYGDYMKEPADADKNVHDARLIKDEK
- a CDS encoding LicD family protein gives rise to the protein MDDSLRQLQLKELELLKFFQKICADNNISYFALGGTLLGAIRHKGFIPWDDDIDVGIPRPDYERLCKVLEEKDLPEGLRFHTYKNSEDYIRYFGHIEDTSFKIVRHDKIKAEETFAWIDLFPLDAMPNNGLLRKLKVYQVLVLRAMFRFSCFDRLVDVNKKGRPLHERILVWIGLHTPIQKVFDTKKCLARMERVLTSTDYEKSNYLVNAMGAYKFREMFHKKYYGVGKMYPFEDTEIRGPIDYDFVCTQLYGDYMTPPKKDDRNHHNLQTVGESEK
- a CDS encoding UDP-glucose 6-dehydrogenase; the encoded protein is MSYSVKILCIGAGYVGGPTMTVIADKCPDVKVTVVDINQSRIDAWNSDNLPIFEPGLDDVVKRARGRNLFFSTDIPSAIKEADIIFVSVNTPTKTFGHGAGKASDLQYWEKTARNILDIADEGKIIVEKSTLPVRTAAAMERILNSNDKGLHFEVLSNPEFLAEGTAIQDLFEPDRVLIGSHQTESGLAACQKLVDVYAHWVPRDRILTTNLWSSELTKLTANAFLAQRISSINSISALCERTGADVDEVAYVMGKDRRIGPKFLKASIGFGGSCFKKDILNLVYLCGYYGLPEVAAYWESVVKINEWQTHRVVDRMLETMFNTIAGKKIAVFGFAFKANTGDTRESPANLVVRDLLAEHALPVVTDPKAIPDAKRDLKDVIDQVQFEEDVYKAAEGAHAVVVCTEWKCFAELDWKRIYNGMTKPAFVFDGRNILDADALRKIGFEVTSIGKGKAE
- a CDS encoding CotH kinase family protein: MRAFSLLVCCVLAVAFFSGCSSENSTTVLVQPSEEGVVSVEDSLPKVPFVGGPIMITEVDPANIGYEDHEGGDAGWIEFFNTSSEPVNLSGFSLTDNLNEPTKWQFGEAVVPPQGFMLVYLSGKDLKDYTSPSDSINLIGPGCWTWTDAQAEPTPGYSYANPLEGQKKNCFNEADGRFVGATMKLGENEELGWASISVFVGTGNSSSDDVVDMSLTNEILLKAFITKDRNVSLRLAQPDVDDWRGFEMVFTGTGDSNTVYRARLPQGKTTPDLKNIYGTRLSPADGESLEVVFKAFSYVARNRGHEPHASFKIKNRAGSLYLLNAEGIVDSVRYPEVPVGKSWSYEAQSGFGFAEPSPYGFTEGSVVAWRSPALDTLTELPPSGYYVEPFMVALPEDAFVRCEIGGKAPDANSPLETALVIAENMTLRCASFIPGTMPGQVLERTYIFDVAPSLPTVFISGDPGSFFDPDTGIYMEGPNAQSKEPHLGANYWEDKEIPIHVDFLEPGVNQPAFAKDAGLKIFGNYSRQNFKKSVSVTFREKYGDKRLEYPLFPEHPELTKFKSFILRNNGGNFWNDYIRDMLGTSITEGLGVDYQRGRASVVYYNGEYFGIHNIRERSTEYYFETHYGVDPDDIDLLKAGNEASAGSSVDYLKMMNWLADNHLDDENNYGYIASQIDVDNFMNYMQTEMFINNRDWPGNNLKKWRVASAKTPWKWFLYDTDFGFGSGMGDNQENIFKFSMDEEAKGWPNGAEYSLLLRRLMENSGFRTAFINRFCALLSMNFEPSRVLARIDVLMSAIESEIPKDQKRWKHSASHMRSHLAKIKEFAMNRPAVIFQEMGEFYGLGEMTDVNLSVTGLGKIYVHGLPLDRQVEQLHLYKGLPLLVEAVPEAGAVWAGWGDGIMENPRIVLPENQPVLQANFK
- a CDS encoding transglycosylase SLT domain-containing protein, with protein sequence MIRSLVVLISICAVGAFAQGPVDSSKLAPVAGSAPVVDSVPAVAAPVQSTDSIIAAMPMEPANPYADLEQIAPSRFQDMVVRYERVKAAAEDPNQSQVVRDFARAAQFFYREEWDSAYSAYSTLQGKDSALDGAVILRMAKAKFQVGDYAKMREALRLNKKLEKDASWDRQASRLRIEAAMADSTLSDRAHADSLKAFIDKYPKSDDASALKYRYAQYLEQFKQLKNAKRIYMQLLTSSTSYKDSAFAAIRRLRKVQGAPESLAEKVAYAKMACAKDEAASCLTLLDSIQILDALQLKKSPESAVALPEDSIQSKLPVSTLDMDTRINLWEKRAVALRGLKREEESIKQFRFLLDSVEMRPLWIQSTLRLLRNNSSKYAKEIKMFDSLLTDVSKYSKENANNLWVRGFEYEQNQKYDSAVVCYSQLASKRFKNNVKRQWAKFRIGFVYFKQEKWEKAVDAFIDASKEPFTWSASGARMFLGDAYMKLGKDSLARAAYLDCIQDFPLAYYAHRSRLKLVEYKLMEEKDVPYAHGVSMSPEQTLAWIRESQKLGKPDATYSPERYNRIKTLFLYGFTDQAFALYDEARKKNAKRLDFLYEYGKLFYEVGETAAGYRLARQFQNNIDRRRLMTPPIDVLHYLYPVPYKDQVKFHSGDRIDPFFVYSVMRQESIFNFEIASPVGACGLLQIMPATGKMLAKLENLENFDPKQLYNAYMNIRLGIRYLVDLKAEYNNDYMYVLGNYNAGPKPTKRWQAAGQGLPWDIRAEEVSYWETRDYVKRVMGNYWIYQEIYDEL